In a genomic window of Helianthus annuus cultivar XRQ/B chromosome 10, HanXRQr2.0-SUNRISE, whole genome shotgun sequence:
- the LOC110884713 gene encoding DNA-directed RNA polymerase I subunit 1 — translation MSTTEGASDMVEGVSFSFMTDEEVRKHSVLKVTNPILLDPVGRPMLGGLYDPLLGPIDDQAPCKSCGQQSFNCPGHCGHIDLVSPVYNPLLFDMLYTILRQTCFFCRHFKARREEVEVCTTKLTMIAQGDVTGAKNYVSVSDSKDIDMEESDGNNVSSSGSQSDGPAQTHNDFWTSVQYIEAKSVLKDFLSKPSKSCHSCECKNPKITKPTFGSFRMEMSVKDAEKNHIKGYQLGSSRDEEELLEDEDDKISEVINVNEQSEEDRVDTAGTGASAASSSKRKNVKKKKSKVPLDFMELKKRYSGSLLPSRVISIIKDLWENEAGLCSFICDMQQLNGSVKSNYSMFFIKALLVPPTKFRPAAVAGDSVMENPQTVLLGKVVQSNDALGKAHISKLEGSKIADRWKDLQQSVNVLFDSKTATNLTLKSANTGICQLLEKKEGIFRQKMMGKRVNYACRSVISPDPYLAVNEIGVPPYFALRLTYPERVTPWNAGKLKDAIINGSNIHPGATHYADKVSTVRLPQSKKMRISISRKLPSSRGTGIQTKKSSDYEFEGKVVYRHLQDGDIVLVNRQPTLHKPSIMAHVVRVLKGEKTLRMHYANCSSYNADFDGDEMNVHLPQDEISRAEAYNIVNANNQYIVPTRGDTVRGLIQDHIVSSVLLTMKDTFLDREDFNQLLYTSGVFAGGGSSQHGKVSIVDKACHVEPVFPAVLKPKPLWTGKQVITAILNHLTRGYKPCIVDNKVKIPEQYFQGKEVKQDKNKTNKRLKKELAEFDNANLKEADETRLLIWKNELVCGVIDKAQFGKYGLVHTVQELYGPDIAGLLLGAFSRLFTSFLQFHGFTCGLDDLMVAPDCDKEMRMELEGEDVGEKVHRKFVNLENQKIGTRELQLETEKIIRSNGVTATASLDNLMQTELRDKGSMISKKWLPKGLLKPFPQNCISLMTISGAKGSSVNFQQISFLLGQQELEGKRVPRMVSGKTLPSFSPWDFTSRAGGYIVDRFLTGLRPQEYYFHCMAGREGLVDTAVKTSRSGYLQRCLIKNLESLKVSYDHTVRDADGSIVQFYYGEDGVDVHQTSFLSNLQVLKSNQEIINQKLKEPLEFNSYIQELPQGVKDKVKSFKHRNENREDLLMLIRQKYLSSLAHPGEPVGVIAGQSVGEPSTQMTLNTFHLAGRGEMNVTLGIPRLQEILMTAAPNIKTPMITCPLLQGRSMEDAERLVEKVKKLSVAEVMQSIEVSKLPLVLINNQPCRVYKLIVKLKKPKHVSLQNCQETLRNIFLRALEDTIERHIALLSRINGIKSVKNSKSDGAGDDDSGSNLDRDDGHEDDQEDDDDDDNEKDETADDLGADYNKRKRQNTDSVEYESSEEEDEDGEEEEEEKEASSDLENDGVEGKDDGKTGKEVESESESDDETNGGGLAKEQEQEDKDMDKAKLKPNEEFVTRKFDRSTFVEVKDLSLEVHFRFTNEPEILLAEVVQKAAKKVYIKGSGKLDQCQPVKYSVNVKQVCWNQNHPAIKKMNEKVKNNDNKKEENKHVPCALQASGVELPAFWDMEQDLDVDHVYSNNIHTMLNTYGVEAARTSIIMEMQNVFGSYGVEIDYRHLSLIADYMTHSGGYRPMSRFGSISESVSPFHKMSFETASKFIVEAASHSMMDNLETPTARICLGLPVKVGTGSMELMQKLDL, via the exons ATGTCAACCACTGAG GGTGCATCGGATATGGTGGAGGGTGTAAGTTTCAGTTTCATGACTGATGAAGAGGTTAGGAAGCACAGTGTTTTAAAGGTTACAAACCCTATTTTACTTGACCCTGTTGGAAGACCAATGCTAGGAGGTTTGTATGATCCTTTGTTGGGCCCCATTGATGATCAAGCACC ATGTAAGTCGTGTGGGCAGCAATCGTTTAACTGCCCGGGTCATTGTGGTCACATTGATCTTGTTTCACCAGTATACAACCCGTTATTGTTTGATATGCTTTACACCATTTTAAGACAAACCTGTTTCTTTTGTCGCCATTTTAAGGCACGCAGAGAAGAg GTCGAAGTGTGTACTACTAAACTAACGATGATAGCACAAGGTGACGTTACCGGTGCCAAAAATTACGTCAGTGTTTCCGATAGCAAAGATATTGATATGGAGGAGAGTGATGGTAACAATGTTTCAAGTTCTGGTTCACAAAGTGACGGGCCCGCACAAACTCATAACGATTTTTGGACATCGGTTCAGTATATAGAAGCAAAATCTGTTTTGAAAGACTTCTTGAGTAAACCCAGCAAGTCTTGCCATAGCTGTGAATGTAAAAACCCGAAGATCACCAAACCAACGTTTGGATCGTTTCGTATG GAAATGAGTGTTAAAGATGCGGAGAAGAATCATATAAAAGGTTATCAGCTGGGAAGTAGTCGGGACGAGGAAGAGCTTCTAGAAGATGAAGACGACAAGATTTCTGAGGTCATAAACGTCAACGAACAATCAGAAGAAGATAGAGTTGACACAGCTGGGACCGGTGCATCTGCAGCCTCATCGTCCAAACGAAAGAACGTAAAAAAGAAAAAGTCAAAAGTGCCCTTGGATTTCATGGAGCTGAAAAAAAGATATTCCGGTTCTCTTTTACCATCTAGG GTTATAAGTATAATTAAAGATCTGTGGGAAAACGAAGCGGGTCTTTGTTCATTTATATGTGATATGCAGCAGTTAAACGGATCTGTCAAAAGTAACTATTCGATGTTCTTTATAAAGGCGTTGCTTGTACCCCCTACGAAATTTCGTCCTGCTGCCGTGGCAGGTGATTCT GTGATGGAGAATCCACAAACGGTGTTACTAGGCAAGGTGGTACAGTCAAACGATGCATTGGGAAAGGCTCATATCAGCAAACTTGAAGGGTCGAAGATTGCTGATCGATGGAAAGATTTACAGCAGTCTGTAAATGTTTTATTTGACAGCAAGACTGCCACAA ATTTAACTCTGAAAAGTGCAAACACCGGGATATGCCAGTTACTTGAGAAGAAAGAGGGAATATTTCGCCAAAAAATGATGGGAAAAAGAGTTAATTATGCTTGCCGATCTGTCATTTCCCCCGATCCTTATTTAGCGGTTAATGAGATCGGAGTTCCACCTTATTTTGCCCTGAGATTGACCTACCCTGAG AGGGTGACTCCTTGGAATGCTGGAAAACTGAAGGATGCGATCATTAACGGTTCTAATATCCATCCCGGAGCTACGCATTATGCTGATAAGGTGTCAACCGTTAGGCTACCTCAAAGCAAAAAGATGCGTATTTCTATATCTAGAAAATTACCGTCCTCTAGAGGTACGGGCATACAAACCAAAAAGAGCTCCGACTATGAATTCGAGGGTAAAGTTGTCTATCGCCACTTGCAAGATGGTGACATTGTTCTTGTCAACCGTCAG CCTACACTTCACAAGCCGAGTATAATGGCACATGTTGTTCGAGTATTGAAAGGTGAGAAAACGCTTCGGATGCATTATGCAAATTGCAG TTCCTACAATGCTGATTTTGATGGAGACGAAATGAATGTTCATTTACCACAAGATGAAATTTCACGTGCTGAAGCCTATAACATTGTGAATGCTAACAATCAGTATATAGTTCCAACAAGGGGTGATACGGTTAGAGGCTTAATTCAG GATCATATTGTTAGCTCTGTACTTCTCACGATGAAAGATACGTTTCTAGACCGTGAAGATTTCAATCAACTTCTTTACACTTCTGGTGTGTTTGCTGGCGGCGGCAGTTCACAACATGGGAAGGTCTCTATTGTCGATAAAGCGTGCCATGTGGAGCCCGTTTTTCCAGCTGTTTTAAAACCAAAACCTCTCTGGACAGGGAAACAG GTCATAACAGCGATACTGAATCATCTGACGAGAGGTTATAAGCCTTGTATTGTTGATAACAAGGTGAAGATTCCGGAGCAATATTTTCAAGGGAAAGAGGTCAAACAggataaaaataaaacaaataaacgtCTAAAAAAAGAGCTTGCTGAGTTTGACAATGCGAATCTAAAAGAGGCCGATGAGACCAGATTATTAATATGGAAAAACGAGCTTGTGTGTGGTGTCATAGACAAAGCTCAGTTTGGCAAGTATGGTTTGGTTCATACGGTTCAAGAGCTGTATGGTCCAGACATTGCAGGGCTCTTACTTGGAGCTTTTAGTCGGTTATTCACTTCTTTTCTACAG TTCCATGGATTTACATGTGGATTAGACGACCTCATGGTGGCGCCTGATTGTGACAAAGAAATGAGGATGGAACTTGAAGGTGAAGATGTAGGTGAAAAGGTTCACCGCAAATTTGTCAACCTGGAGAACCAAAAAATAG GCACACGAGAGCTGCAACTGGAAACAGAGAAAATAATAAGAAGTAATGGAGTAACAGCCACTGCAAGTTTGGATAACCTTATGCAAACCGAACTTCGGGATAAAGGTTCTATGATTAGCAAAAAGTGGCTACCAAAAGGACTTTTGAAACCGTTCCCACAAAACTGCATTTCTCTTATGACTATTAGTGGTGCTAAGGGTAGTTCG gTGAATTTTCAACAAATTTCATTTTTACTTGGTCAACAAGAGTTGGAAGGAAAAAGAGTGCCGCGAATGGTTTCGGGGAAGACTTTACCGAGTTTTTCACCTTGGGATTTTACTTCTCGGGCCGGTGGATATATTGTTGATCGGTTTTTAACGGGCCTTCGCCCACAAGAATACTATTTCCATTGCATGGCTGGCCGTGAAGG GTTGGTTGATACAGCTGTCAAAACTTCTCGTAGTGGATATCTACAAAGATGTCTTATAAAGAATCTTGAGAGTTTGAAAGTTTCATATGATCACACAGTTCGTGACGCCGATGGTTCCATTGTTCAGTTTTATTATGGTGAAGATGGGGTCGATGTGCATCAAACTAGCTTCCTTAGCAATCTTCAAGTGCTGAAATCT AATCAAGAAATCATTAACCAAAAGTTAAAAGAGCCACTTGAATTTAATTCGTACATTCAAGAGTTGCCACAAGGTGTTAAAGATAAAGTCAAAAGTTTCAAACACAGAAACGAGAACCGAGAGGATTTATTAATGCTAATTCGACAAAAGTATCTCTCAAGTCTTGCCCATCCCGGAGAGCCCGTTGGTGTCATAGCCGGTCAATCTGTCGGTGAACCATCTACCCAAATGAC GCTCAACACTTTTCATCTTGCGGGACGTGGTGAGATGAATGTCACACTTGGTATTCCACGTTTACAGGAAATTTTAATGACGGCTGCACCAAACATAAAGACTCCTATGATAACATGCCCCTTGCTACAAGGCAGATCAAT GGAAGACGCAGAGAGACTTGTAGAGAAAGTGAAAAAACTGTCGGTTGCAGAAGTTATGCAGAGTATCGAAGTCTCAAAACTGCCACTTGTACTTATCAATAATCAACCGTGCAGAGTCTATAAGCTTATAGTGAAACTAAAAAAACCGAAGCACGTATCGCTACAGAACTGTCAAGAAACGTTAAGAAACATCTTTTTAAGAGCATTAGAAGATACAATTGAAAGACACATTGCGTTGCTTTCCCGAATTAACGGAATCAAAAGCGTTAAGAATTCAAAATCCGATGGCGCCGGTGACGATGATTCTGGAAGTAATCTAGATCGTGATGATGGTCATGAAGATGATcaagaggatgatgatgatgatgataatgaaaaAGATGAAACGGCTGACGATCTTGGCGCAGATTATAATAAACGAAAACGTCAAAATACTGATTCAGTGGAATACGAGTCTTctgaagaggaagatgaagacggagaagaagaagaagaagaaaaggaagcTTCTTCCGATCTTGAGAATGACGGTGTTGAGGGTAAAGATGATGGTAAAACCGGTAAAGAAGTTGAAAGTGAAAGTGAAAGTGACGATGAGACAAATGGCGGGGGTTTAGCAAAGGAACAAGAACAAGAAGACAAAGATATGGATAAAGCAAAGCTTAAACCGAATGAGGAATTTGTGACCAGAAAGTTTGACCGGTCAACGTTTGTGGAAGTTAAAGATTTGAGTCTTGAAGTCCATTTCAGGTTTACGAATGAACCCGAAATATTGCTAGCAGAG GTTGTACAGAAGGCTGCAAAGAAGGTTTACATCAAGGGTTCAGGAAAACTCGACCAATGTCAACCCGTAAAATACAGTGTAAATGTAAAACAAGTATGTTGGAATCAAAACCACCCTGCAATAAAAAAAATGAACGAAAAAGTGAAAAACAACGATAACAAAAAAGAAGAAAACAAGCATGTACCATGTGCATTACAAGCTTCCGGAGTAGAACTACCCGCGTTTTGGGATATGGAACAAGACCTCGACGTTGACCATGTTTACTCCAACAATATTCACACCATGCTCAACACTTACGGAGTAGAAGCTGCAAGAACGAGCATAATCATGGAAATGCAAAACGTTTTCGGGAGTTATGGTGTCGAGATTGATTACCGGCATTTGAGTTTAATTGCCGATTACATGACGCATTCGGGCGGGTATAGACCTATGAGTAGATTTGGGAGCATATCGGAATCAGTATCTCCGTTCCATAAAATGTCGTTTGAGACTGCGTCTAAGTTCATTGTTGAAGCGGCTTCGCATAGTATGATGGATAATTTGGAGACACCGACGGCTAGGATTTGTCTTGGTTTGCCGGTTAAAGTTGGTACGGGTTCTATGGAGTTGATGCAGAAGTTGGATCTTTAG